In Cryomorphaceae bacterium, the genomic stretch TTTATTTCATTGTTTACCTGTGCTTTGCAAGCGCAACCTGTGATCGGTCCCGGCGATATGCCTGCCGCTAATACCAGCTACCAGCTCTACCAGGCTGCAGGTTTGGGATTGGAAGATCCCAGCCTCGATTTTGGCGAAAACGTAACCTGGGATTACAGCGATTTGGACGGAATGGGGCCGCAGGTAACCGATTTCCTGCCTGTATCATCGGCTCCTTTCTTCTATCAGTTTATTTACAACAATCCCAACCAGCAGCATTTTTCCAATCACTGCACCGCCGTGCCTGAGTTCGGATTTCCACTGCCCATTGAGATTAGTGAGATCTACAATTTTTTCAGGGCTGATGAACAGGGGTATTATGACTGCGGATTTGCGGCCACACTCAGCGGTTTTCCTCTCTTTGGTACGCGGAATCCTACTGACAGAATTTTGAAATTTCCACTGGAATACGGTATGGCACCCGACACCAACGATACTTTTTTTGCAGCTGGCGTACCCGGATTTGGCGAGTTGAAGTCGTTCAGAGTCCGTCAGAATAGCGTAGATGGCTGGGGAACGGTCATCACGCCCGCCGGTTCGTTTGATTGCCTCCGCGTTCGAAGCGTGGTGAACGGAAGAGATACCATTTTTGCCGAGCAATTTGGCATTGATCAGGTGATTGAATTGCCCGAAATCATTGAATATCGCTGGGTGGCTCCCGAGGGAGGTCCTCCCGTATTGCAAGTGAATGTTTCAGAGGGAGTGGTTACCCAGGTAACATACCGCGGCCTTGATGTGACTAAGGTTCCGGAATTGGCGAAGGTGGAGAAACTGGTGGTGTATCCGAATCCGGCCGTATCGCACACCTGGCTGGAAGTGCCCGAGGATGAGCAGGTTTTGCAGATTATTGCTTTTGATGCCGGAGGACGCACCGTGAATATTCCCGTTGCAGAGCGTCAGCACAATCGCATATCATTGAATACCGGATCACTGGCAGCAGGAAACTATCAGTTGGGAGTCCAGACCCACAAAAACTGGTACAGTGCTTCGGTGATGGTGGTGCGCTAAGGGAGGACGAGGGCCTGCGACTTTCAGCAGATTCGAATTACTCGCTTTTACACTGCTCGTCAGGACGAGCACCGCACACGCCGCAAGCAGCGCCTTCCTCGCGCAGCAGCGGGTTGTTACTGGCACAGGTACCGCTGAACTGCCCGTCTTTTTTCACCAGTATTTTGATGGCAATACCTGCAAAGGCAAGCGCTAACATTCCGATGGCTACAAAGGCTACAAGCATAATGAAGAATTTGCTGCAAAGGTACAAAATCTGTACCGGCCTGCCATGCAAGTTTAGTTAACAGGGATAGCCTTGCCGGTGCTGTTTTCGGTGATTTCGAGCTCCGTGGGGTTTCCGTGGTAATAAACATCTCCCACGCGGTCAATCAAGATGGAAGCCTTTTGCGACGCGTTCACGTGGATGTCGCCCACACCTCGGTTCCACACCTGAACTTCCTGAGCGGCCACTTCCTCGAGGCGCAAAATACCCATGCTGCTGTTGTAGGCGTAAAGAAAATCGCTCTGACCGGTGCAGAAGTAATCTGCCGGACCTGTATGTGAAAGAATATACACCTCCTGCGTGTTTAGCGTAAGGCGAATGGTGCTGCTGGCATCCCATTGCTCCACGGCAAAAAAGGGCTGGCTAATGGTATCGCCCGATTCAATGGTGCCATACCCTCTTGAAATCAACTCTTTTAGTTCGGTACAATATACAATCACAGATATCTGCGTGTCCAGCGCTCGTACCCAGTTGCATACATTGCGATTGCGAATGTAGAGGGTTTCAGCTTGCACTTCCGTTTCAATCAAATCAATCAGGTTTTCTCCCGCTGTAACCACCGCGCGGTGGTTTTCATCAAACCTGAAAACCACTGTAACACCGTCTTCCACCTCCATGCGGGTAAAAGGCTCAAGCAGTCGCGTTTCTACCAATTGGTTGCCTACGGCCTTCAGGCAGTCGCCCATGTTTTCTTTTTTGCAGCCGCTCAGAAAGACAAAAAGGGCCAGCATCCATGCGCTATGTGATTTCAGGATTTTCACGGCCTGTTGATTTGATACACCATACCCAGTTCAAAATGATCGGCTTTGGCAAAATGGGTACGTAGGGTAAGGTTTACTTTCCAGCGATCGCTGATATCATGTCGCAACCCGAAGCGATTGAACACAACACCATCCACATTTCCGGGATTAAACACATAGCCTCCCGCCTGGGCTAAAATGGCCATCCTGCCGAAGTGAAAAGCTGCACTGGCCAGCAATCCCGCACGATAGGGTGTAAGCGCATTGGTTTCGATTTCTTTTTCGCGGTGGGCTATTTCCAGGTTGGCATTTCCGTTGATTTCAGCGCCCATTCCGTAAGAAAACTTGGGGCTGATACGCCTTTCCGCGAGCCCTTGCACCGTTGCGGCCGGACGCACATCTCCCTGCCGGGTCATTTCTTGTTTCACCCCGACACCGGCAAAGAGACTCATGTTCCACCTTGCTGGTTTTACAAAGTAGCGTTGCTCCGAGTCGATTCCCCGATCAACTGAAGGTGCGTAGCTGAGTCCGGCCTGAGCAGTGAAAAAATTGAGCCCGAGGTTGGGCTTGCGCACAGCGCCGTTCGAGAAATGCGTCATGGCAACGCCTATGTGAAAAGCCAGTTGGCGATGAACCTGTAAACGTCCGTCCACAGCCATTTGCAAAAGCACATTGGCGCGGGTACTGATGGCGTTGTTCCGATTGTTTTCTACCCGGTCAAACCGGTTGCTCAGCATGGCCATGCCGGCCCCGAGTTTGTAGTTGAGAGAAAATCGCTCGCCGTTAGCAACCGGCAGGTAGTAGTAGGTAAATCCTGCAAAGGCATTTCCCAGTGCATCGCTCGGAAAAGGCATAAACATCGCGGCCAGTCCCCACGAAGGCATCTGGTAGTGGTGATGCCAGTCTTTTTTACCTGAAAATTGACGGTGGTAATACACTTCAACCGAGCTGAAGTGCTTTTGCACCAGGTGGCGCATATCGGGGTGATGCGCGTAAAGGAACCCTCCGTGCCAGTTTACACCCGCCTCTTGCCTCGGTACATTTTCCCCGGCAGAAACCGAAAATATCCAAAGCATACAAAAGGGTACTAAGAGCCGTTTCAGCATCATGGCGACGAAAGTAAGGATTTCGCCCATTGAGCAGCCCGTTCTTCGCCATTCGGAAAGTGTATTTTTGCCCAAAATCAGAATCATGGATGCCCGACTTGCCGCTTTTGAACGTTTGCTTAACATCATGGACGACCTTCGGGAGAAATGTCCGTGGGACCGAAAGCAAACCATCGAATCTCTTCGTTACCTGAGTATTGAGGAGATGTACGAATTGTCGGATGCCATTTTGGACGGCGATTTGAATGAAATTCGAAAGGAGTTGGGCGACATCATGCTGCACATGGTTTTTTACGCCAAACTAGGAGAGGAGAAGGGCGCGTTCAATATTACCGACGTGCTGAATGGTATCTGCGAGAAGCTGATTGACAGGCACCCGCATATATACGGGGATGTGGAAGTAGCCAATGAGGACGAGGTGAAGGCCAACTGGGAGAAATTGAAACTGAAGGAGGGAAATCGCTCCGTACTGGCCGGCGTACCGCGTTCGCTACCCTCGCTGGTAAAGGCAGAGCGCATCCAGGACAAAGCCCGCGGTGTGGGTTTTGACTGGGACAACGCCGAACAGGTTTGGGAAAAAGTTCAGGAAGAACTGGGCGAATTGCGCACCGAGGTAAACAACAAGAGCGACAAGGTGGAGGATGAGCTCGGTGATGTGTTGTTCTCCATTATCAACTACGCGCGTTTTATCGGAGTTTCGCCCGACCAGGCACTTGAGCGCACCAATCGCAAGTTTATCAAGCGTTTTCAGTACCTTGAAGAAGCTTCAAAGGCCGACGGCAAAAAGATGGGTGAAATGACCCTTGAGGAGATGGATGTATATTGGAACCGCGCCAAAAACCTCGATTTGCCGGGCTAGCCTTTTCTTGCTGCGCTCAGAAAAGCCGAGAAGTCAGCGCCCGAAGGGTCTTCAAATACCTGCAAATCAAAGGCCGGAATGGCAGCCAGCAAGTGGTCGAAAATGTCGGCTTGAATGCCCTCGTAGTTTACCCAGGCCTTATCGGCGCTAAAGCAGTAAATCTCAATGGGCAAACCGTGTTCAGTGGGCTCCATTTGGCGCACCATGGCCGTCATTTCCTGATTTATCTTGGGGTTGGCAGCGAGATAGGCCTGCGCGTATCGCCTGAAAACACCTACGTTGGTCATGTGTCGGCCGTTGATCAGCACGCTTTTGTTCACCTTCTTTTCTTCATTGTAGCGGTCAATTTCGGCTTGACGTTGCTGCACGTAATCCTGAATGAGCTCAATTTTGGAGAAGCGCTCCACCATGTCGGGGTCGCAGAATTTAATGCTGCTGATTTTAATCAGAATGGAGCGTTTGATGCGCCGTCCGCCGGATTCCGACATTCCCCGCCAGTTCTTGAACGAGTCGGAGATAAAGGCGTAGGATGGAATGGTGGTGATGGTACGATCCCAGTTTTGAACCATTACTGTGGTGAGATTGATGGCTACTACATCCCCATCAGCGTCGTATTTAGGCATGGAAACCCAGTCGCCCACGCGAATCATATCGTACACCGACATCTGAATGCTGGCCACAAAACCCAGAATAGCATCCTTGAAAATCAGTAGAATGATGGCCGTTGCCGCTCCCATTGCACCCAGGAAAGCGAGCGGACTTTGCCCAAGCAGCAGTGAGAAAATGAGCACCCCTCCAATGAGGTACACAATGATTTTTGCCAGTTGAGAATAACTGCTGAGCGGCTTATCCTTAAAGGCCTTGGTGTCGCCCAGAATTTTGGTGATGGATGTGAGTACCGAGTTCACGCTCCAAATCACGATGGCAATGATGTAGATGTCAGTAATAAGTATTACCGCCGGAATCATATCCGGAAAATCACCAAAGACAAAGGGTGCACCGAAATTCACCACAATGGCAGGAACGATATGTGCCAGCTTGTCGAATACACGTTTCTCAACCAGTACGTCGTCCCAGGTAACACGGGTGCGGAGCAGGGTTTTGTTGATGGCACCGACGATCAGCTTCTTGGCCAGAAACCACGAGATG encodes the following:
- a CDS encoding T9SS C-terminal target domain-containing protein encodes the protein MFTCALQAQPVIGPGDMPAANTSYQLYQAAGLGLEDPSLDFGENVTWDYSDLDGMGPQVTDFLPVSSAPFFYQFIYNNPNQQHFSNHCTAVPEFGFPLPIEISEIYNFFRADEQGYYDCGFAATLSGFPLFGTRNPTDRILKFPLEYGMAPDTNDTFFAAGVPGFGELKSFRVRQNSVDGWGTVITPAGSFDCLRVRSVVNGRDTIFAEQFGIDQVIELPEIIEYRWVAPEGGPPVLQVNVSEGVVTQVTYRGLDVTKVPELAKVEKLVVYPNPAVSHTWLEVPEDEQVLQIIAFDAGGRTVNIPVAERQHNRISLNTGSLAAGNYQLGVQTHKNWYSASVMVVR
- a CDS encoding membrane or secreted protein, with amino-acid sequence MLVAFVAIGMLALAFAGIAIKILVKKDGQFSGTCASNNPLLREEGAACGVCGARPDEQCKSE
- a CDS encoding DUF2807 domain-containing protein, giving the protein MLALFVFLSGCKKENMGDCLKAVGNQLVETRLLEPFTRMEVEDGVTVVFRFDENHRAVVTAGENLIDLIETEVQAETLYIRNRNVCNWVRALDTQISVIVYCTELKELISRGYGTIESGDTISQPFFAVEQWDASSTIRLTLNTQEVYILSHTGPADYFCTGQSDFLYAYNSSMGILRLEEVAAQEVQVWNRGVGDIHVNASQKASILIDRVGDVYYHGNPTELEITENSTGKAIPVN
- a CDS encoding acyloxyacyl hydrolase — encoded protein: MVCFRSHGHFSRRSSMMLSKRSKAASRASMILILGKNTLSEWRRTGCSMGEILTFVAMMLKRLLVPFCMLWIFSVSAGENVPRQEAGVNWHGGFLYAHHPDMRHLVQKHFSSVEVYYHRQFSGKKDWHHHYQMPSWGLAAMFMPFPSDALGNAFAGFTYYYLPVANGERFSLNYKLGAGMAMLSNRFDRVENNRNNAISTRANVLLQMAVDGRLQVHRQLAFHIGVAMTHFSNGAVRKPNLGLNFFTAQAGLSYAPSVDRGIDSEQRYFVKPARWNMSLFAGVGVKQEMTRQGDVRPAATVQGLAERRISPKFSYGMGAEINGNANLEIAHREKEIETNALTPYRAGLLASAAFHFGRMAILAQAGGYVFNPGNVDGVVFNRFGLRHDISDRWKVNLTLRTHFAKADHFELGMVYQINRP
- a CDS encoding nucleoside triphosphate pyrophosphohydrolase, with translation MMDARLAAFERLLNIMDDLREKCPWDRKQTIESLRYLSIEEMYELSDAILDGDLNEIRKELGDIMLHMVFYAKLGEEKGAFNITDVLNGICEKLIDRHPHIYGDVEVANEDEVKANWEKLKLKEGNRSVLAGVPRSLPSLVKAERIQDKARGVGFDWDNAEQVWEKVQEELGELRTEVNNKSDKVEDELGDVLFSIINYARFIGVSPDQALERTNRKFIKRFQYLEEASKADGKKMGEMTLEEMDVYWNRAKNLDLPG
- a CDS encoding mechanosensitive ion channel family protein; its protein translation is MNDQYNIALWLDRWLRDSAYFSEKGAAYTKLSILSLVLIILCTISWFLAKKLIVGAINKTLLRTRVTWDDVLVEKRVFDKLAHIVPAIVVNFGAPFVFGDFPDMIPAVILITDIYIIAIVIWSVNSVLTSITKILGDTKAFKDKPLSSYSQLAKIIVYLIGGVLIFSLLLGQSPLAFLGAMGAATAIILLIFKDAILGFVASIQMSVYDMIRVGDWVSMPKYDADGDVVAINLTTVMVQNWDRTITTIPSYAFISDSFKNWRGMSESGGRRIKRSILIKISSIKFCDPDMVERFSKIELIQDYVQQRQAEIDRYNEEKKVNKSVLINGRHMTNVGVFRRYAQAYLAANPKINQEMTAMVRQMEPTEHGLPIEIYCFSADKAWVNYEGIQADIFDHLLAAIPAFDLQVFEDPSGADFSAFLSAARKG